GCAGCGGGGTTCGCCTTCACTGATCAAAAGCTGGCCGGAACCAAGGCTGCTCAACCAAGTCTCTAGACGGCGGCTTGCAGGGAGTGGACCCAAACGCAGCACTTGAAGGCCTGCCTCAGCAGCAGGCAGAGAGTGCGGCAACAGCAGCTCCCAGTGGCGAATCAAATGGGGCAAACCCGCGGGAATCGCGGCCAGCTGATCGGCCAGCACTGGCCAGCCACTGCTCTCAGCGACTGCCCTGAGTGCCTGCTGATATGCGGGCCTGTCTGCTTCAAGACCGCGCCAAGGTCCAGCCACCACAACACCGGGACGAGACCAATCGAGGCCCACCGGTGGCTGAGTCGCAGCGGTAACCCGTGACCGGCAAAGCTGATGCTGCTGATGAGCGGCCCACTCCCAACCAGACCAGGCCTGCTGCTGGTCTTCGCGGCTGGGATGCAAAGGCTCCTCAAAAGGGAGATTGAGATGAACCGGCCCGGGATACGAAAGCGTTTGTTCCCAAGCTCCACAAGCCAGCGATTCCAACTGGGCCTGCGAGAGCAGGTGCAGGCCATCAAGGGGTCCGGTCGTGAACAAACGACAAACCGACGCCAGAAACTCCTCCTGATTCACCGTCTGGTTGGCGCCGCAGTTCTTCAGGCGCTGCGGCCGATCGGCGGTGAGCAACAGCAAGGGCAGAGCTGAGCGATCAGCCTCCACCGCAGCGGGCAGCAGATTGGCCACGGCAGTGCCCGAGGTCGTGATCACAGCCGCAGCACGTCCGGATGCAGCAGCCATCCCGAGGGCATGAAAGCCAGCGGAGCGCTCATCAATGGCTGTGGTCAACCTGAGCAATCCCCGTTCGGCCAAGCCACCCGCCGCCAGCGCCAAGGGTGCGGAACGACTGCCAGGGCAGAGCACCAGGCATTCCAGGCCTTGCTGCTCCAGGCACAGCAGCAAACCAATCGCTGCAGCAAGATTGTCAGAAGCGTGACTCAGACCTGATGCCGAGGCTGATGCGATCCTCGTTCAAGGCCAACCCTCATTGCTGAAGCTGCTGATGAGCGACCCGTCCGCCGACTCCACGACACGTCAGGGGAGCTGGCGCTCATTACTGATCTGGGTGCTGCTGGCATTACTGCTGCGCTGGCAGGTCGTCGAACCGCGCTGGATTCCATCGGGATCGATGTTGCCCACCCTGCAATTACAGGACCGCATCCTGGTGGAGAAACTGCGTCCACGCTTTGATCGATTACGACACCAACCGCTTCCGCTGAACAGCATCGTGGTATTCAGGGTTCCTGAGCCACTGGTGCAAGCCGGCTATGACCCAGATGCTGCACTGATCAAGCGTTTAGTGGGTAGGCCCGGAGACCAGCTGGAGGTGCGTGATGGCCAGCTCATACGCAACGGTGACGTTGTGAGTGAGCCCTGGCTCAACGAAGCGATCGACTACGTGATGGCCCCGGTCACGGTGCTCGACAACGAGTTATGGGTCATGGGCGACAACCGCAATGCCAGCCTTGATTCCCACCTCTGGGGTCCCCTGCCGGAAGCGGATGTGATCGGAACGGCAATCCTGCGCTATTGGCCGCTCAACAGGTTCGGTCCGATTCGGTTCTCCCGACCGGACGCATTAGTGACGGAGAGCACAGCTGCGATAAGGTCAAACACAAGACGGAGATCGATGGGATGTTTAACCCTGAGTTTCTGACCACTGATAACCAGGAGGGTCAGCCCGTCAATGGCCTGATTCAGTACTTGCAGGATCAATCACCTGACGTGTTGCAGCGCGTAGCCAAATCGGCCAGTCCGGACATTCAGGACATCATTCGCCACAACGTTCAAGGATTGCTGGGAATGCTTCCCGGTGAACAGTTCGAGGTGAAAGTCACCTCCAATCGCGACAATCTGGCGAACATGCTTGCCTCCGCGATGATGACTGGTTATTTCCTGCGTCAGATGGAGCAGCGCAAGGAACTGGAAGAGACCCTGTTTGGGGACGATGAAATGGCGATTGACTCCGACACGGATCTCTGATTCCAATTCGAGTCTGCAGTGATCAGCGTTTAGTTCGTTTGTTCACTGCGATGACTTAGCAGAGTCAGGAACAACGCCAAGGTTGAGAAGTGTTTGATCAATGCTTCCTAGGAACTCCCAGTTGCCTTCGCTAGGGGCCCATTCCCTCATCATGAGATGTTCGCGCAGTTGAACCACCTGTTGGGTTGAGAAGGTCAGCGGTGCTGAATAGTGGGCCGGCACCAGCCAGCGCAGATCACGCTGCTGTTCGAGAGCAGCCAACCAGGCGATCAACGCTTGTCGTTGCCTGGGCAGCACCAGACGCTCCAGAACAGGTGCCACCTGCAATCGTGGTTGATCGTCTCCCATCAGAGCCTTGGCCGAATCCAGCCACCCCGGCTTCCAGGCAAAGGGATAGATCCCGAAATGGGTTCTTGCACTGCGCAGACCAGGCCGAAAGGCGTACCGAATCACCTGCAGCCAACTAGGGACATCCAGCGGTTCAGGGCGAAGGTAGGAGGCAAACAACACAAGCCTCGCCCAGCCGCGGCGGCGATGATCCGGGGTGTCTTCAAAGGGTTGATCACCGCGATCACGGGCATGAAACAGCAACGGTGCAGGGTCGTGCTTAAAGACCTCCGGCGGTTGCGAAGAAATACCAACCAGGGCATCGGTCACCAGTAATGCAGCTGAGGGGCGGTGCAGGCAGCTCACCTCCTGAAAACGACCGACACCCAGATCCAAGGGCCCCAGTGAAATCCACTCGCACACCTCGCGATGGGGCACGCCATCGTCGAGCAACACCCTGGTTCGATTGGCGGGCACACCCAGCCAAGACAGCGGCAAATTGATCGGGAAACTCCATTGGCCAGGACAGACCCAGAGATCAGCTTGCGGAAAGGCTCTGGCCAGCGGAGCCAACGGCAGCTTGTGCTCCAAACCTGAAGCGGTGGGCAACACAATGCTGAGCACCGCTCCATGTTCAGCTTCGAGGGTGCGAATCAGCGCAAGTAGCTCGCCGGTGGGCGGCAGCGGATTCACCAGCATCAGACCGCCGGGAACCTTCACCACCGTTAGCCGGATCGGCACCGCCACGTAATAGACACCCTGAAGTTGCTCAAGGCTCCAGATCTGCCCGGGAATCAGCTCTTCAAAGTGGGTGGCACGGCGGCCATACGGATACAACGGCAGCAGTGGCCACCAGGGCCAGCTTTGGTCCTCTGGCGAGATGCCCTCAGTTGCACTCAGATCGCCTGCCATCACTCAAATCAGCTGTTCCATGGACTCATTTTGTGCATCTGGGCAAAACCTTGTG
Above is a window of Synechococcus sp. BIOS-U3-1 DNA encoding:
- the menD gene encoding 2-succinyl-5-enolpyruvyl-6-hydroxy-3-cyclohexene-1-carboxylic-acid synthase translates to MLLCLEQQGLECLVLCPGSRSAPLALAAGGLAERGLLRLTTAIDERSAGFHALGMAAASGRAAAVITTSGTAVANLLPAAVEADRSALPLLLLTADRPQRLKNCGANQTVNQEEFLASVCRLFTTGPLDGLHLLSQAQLESLACGAWEQTLSYPGPVHLNLPFEEPLHPSREDQQQAWSGWEWAAHQQHQLCRSRVTAATQPPVGLDWSRPGVVVAGPWRGLEADRPAYQQALRAVAESSGWPVLADQLAAIPAGLPHLIRHWELLLPHSLPAAEAGLQVLRLGPLPASRRLETWLSSLGSGQLLISEGEPRCLDPLGLSQQYSSGLVAWWNAISVNARFSPSSSRGLLAQWAQADAHVQQVLDQHLPAAGGVTEPALMKALPELLPEGLPLMLAASSPVRDWQTFAAADLGARRCFSFRGASGIDGTLSLALGLARVQGPTVLICGDLALQHDSNGWLLASEASPPLLVLLIDNDGGGIFAQLPIASVASSSLDQLFAMPQRLDPLALAAAHAVPARQLTRLEDLQSALEWGLSQQRTALLRVCTDRSADAELRHQLREITVTALQRSRGGTTEA
- the lepB gene encoding signal peptidase I; translation: MSDPSADSTTRQGSWRSLLIWVLLALLLRWQVVEPRWIPSGSMLPTLQLQDRILVEKLRPRFDRLRHQPLPLNSIVVFRVPEPLVQAGYDPDAALIKRLVGRPGDQLEVRDGQLIRNGDVVSEPWLNEAIDYVMAPVTVLDNELWVMGDNRNASLDSHLWGPLPEADVIGTAILRYWPLNRFGPIRFSRPDALVTESTAAIRSNTRRRSMGCLTLSF
- a CDS encoding DUF4336 domain-containing protein, with translation MAGDLSATEGISPEDQSWPWWPLLPLYPYGRRATHFEELIPGQIWSLEQLQGVYYVAVPIRLTVVKVPGGLMLVNPLPPTGELLALIRTLEAEHGAVLSIVLPTASGLEHKLPLAPLARAFPQADLWVCPGQWSFPINLPLSWLGVPANRTRVLLDDGVPHREVCEWISLGPLDLGVGRFQEVSCLHRPSAALLVTDALVGISSQPPEVFKHDPAPLLFHARDRGDQPFEDTPDHRRRGWARLVLFASYLRPEPLDVPSWLQVIRYAFRPGLRSARTHFGIYPFAWKPGWLDSAKALMGDDQPRLQVAPVLERLVLPRQRQALIAWLAALEQQRDLRWLVPAHYSAPLTFSTQQVVQLREHLMMREWAPSEGNWEFLGSIDQTLLNLGVVPDSAKSSQ
- a CDS encoding DUF760 domain-containing protein, whose translation is MFNPEFLTTDNQEGQPVNGLIQYLQDQSPDVLQRVAKSASPDIQDIIRHNVQGLLGMLPGEQFEVKVTSNRDNLANMLASAMMTGYFLRQMEQRKELEETLFGDDEMAIDSDTDL